From Caretta caretta isolate rCarCar2 chromosome 3, rCarCar1.hap1, whole genome shotgun sequence, a single genomic window includes:
- the DSTN gene encoding destrin, which yields MASGVQVADEVCRIFYDMKVRKCSTPGEIKKRKKAVLFCLSEDQKCIVVEEGKEILVGDIGVTVTDPFKQFVQMLPEKDCRYALYDASFETKESKKEELMFILWAPDQAPLKSKMIYASSKDAIKKKFQGIKHECQANGPEDLNRAYIADKLGGSLIVAFEGCPV from the exons ATG GCATCAGGAGTACAAGTGGCTGATGAAGTATGCCGTATCTTCTATGACATGAAAGTTCGTAAGTGCTCCACACCTGGGGAAATCAAGAAAAGGAAGAAGGCAGTTTTATTCTGTCTCAGTGAAGACCAGAAGTGCATTGTTGTGGAAGAAGGCAAAGAAATCCTCGTGGGAGATATTGGCGTAACAGTTACTGATCCTTTCAAGCAGTTTGTGCAGATGCTCCCTGAAAAGGATTGCCGTTATGCCTTGTACGAtgcaagctttgaaacaaaggaatCAAAAAAAGAGGAGTTGATGTTCATCCTGTG GGCACCAGACCAAGCGCCTCTCAAAAGTAAGATGATCTATGCAAGCTCTAAGGATGCCATCAAAAAGAAATTTCAAG GCATAAAGCACGAATGTCAAGCAAATGGGCCAGAGGACCTTAACCGAGCTTACATTGCTGATAAGCTAGGAGGCTCCCTAATCGTAGCTTTTGAAGGATGTCCTGTGTAG